From Primulina huaijiensis isolate GDHJ02 chromosome 15, ASM1229523v2, whole genome shotgun sequence, one genomic window encodes:
- the LOC140960134 gene encoding BIIDXI-like protein At5g11420, which translates to MKSISLPVSLILLASLNIASSFIDGPLPNGNFEHGPKPSQMKGTKIIDPRAIPFWEISGYVEYIKSGHRQGDMLLIVPEGASAVRLGDEASIKTKVKVTKGMFYSISFSAGRTCAQEEKLNVSTGPKVWAILPIQTVYSSDGWDSYSWGFVAQSNEIEIVIHNPGSEKDPACGPIIDSVALLALYPPKMQRGNILKNGNFENGPYIFPNASWGVLIPPNIEDDHSPLLGWSIESLKAVKYIDSNHFGVPEGKRAVELVAGRESVVSQGVKTIVGKTYVLTFLVGDAKNSCQGSMMVEASAGAVVVQVPYESKGTGGFKLAKLRFKATSTHTRVRFLSSFYHTKSDHSGSLCGPVIDDVRLT; encoded by the exons ATGAAGAGCATCAGCCTACCTGTGTCATTGATTCTTTTAGCCAGCCTTAATATTGCATCATCTTTTATAGACG GACCATTGCCAAATGGAAATTTTGAACATGGGCCAAAACCCTCCCAAATGAAGGGAACCAAGATAATTGACCCTCGCGCTATACCATTTTGGGAAATCTCCGGCTACGTCGAGTACATAAAATCCGGCCACAGACAAGGCGACATGTTGTTGATCGTTCCTGAGGGAGCCTCCGCCGTGCGACTCGGGGACGAAGCATCCATCAAGACTAAGGTTAAGGTCACAAAAGGAATGTTTTACTCCATTTCTTTTAGTGCAGGCAGGACTTGTGCTCAAGAAGAGAAATTAAATGTATCTACTGGGCCCAAAGTTTGGGCCATATTGCCCATCCAAACTGTGTATAGCAGTGATGGTTGGGATTCGTATAGCTGGGGATTCGTGGCCCAGTCCAATGAGATCGAAATCGTGATCCATAACCCAGGTTCCGAGAAGGATCCGGCTTGCGGCCCAATTATCGACTCGGTTGCACTCTTGGCTTTGTATCCCCCTAAAATGCAAAGAG GTAATATACTGAAGAacggaaattttgaaaatggtcCGTATATTTTTCCCAATGCGTCATGGGGTGTGCTGATACCTCCTAACATCGAGGATGATCACTCCCCATTGCTTGGATGGTCGATCGAATCGCTTAAAGCCGTGAAGTACATAGACTCTAACCATTTTGGAGTGCCCGAAGGAAAACGAGCGGTCGAGTTGGTGGCGGGAAGAGAAAGTGTGGTGTCACAAGGGGTGAAAACCATAGTGGGAAAAACTTATGTGCTCACATTCTTAGTGGGTGATGCCAAGAACTCTTGCCAAGGGTCGATGATGGTCGAAGCAAGTGCGGGAGCAGTAGTTGTTCAGGTTCCTTACGAATCGAAGGGCACCGGAGGATTCAAACTTGCAAAACTTAGGTTCAAGGCTACATCAACCCATACTAGGGTTAGGTTTCTGAGCTCGttttatcataccaagagcgaCCATTCGGGTTCTTTATGTGGTCCGGTTATTGATGATGTGAGATTGACATAA